A single Blastococcus colisei DNA region contains:
- a CDS encoding YlxR family protein — translation MGCRQRAPASYLLRVVVRSGALVPDPRRRLPGRGASLHPTPECLNAAERRRAFSRALRLPGDAGGSLEVGLLRDHVLGSSSEAAGARARTGRITEVEHRGNAAGAVTSSSTSDRHQAGPHVDRTQVG, via the coding sequence GTGGGGTGCCGGCAACGCGCTCCGGCCAGCTACCTGCTGCGTGTCGTCGTGCGTTCCGGGGCCCTGGTCCCGGATCCCCGGCGGCGGCTCCCCGGAAGGGGGGCGTCGCTGCACCCCACACCGGAGTGCCTGAACGCAGCGGAGCGACGCCGGGCCTTCAGCCGGGCGCTACGTCTCCCCGGAGACGCCGGCGGCTCGTTGGAGGTCGGTCTGCTCCGGGACCACGTCCTCGGCTCCTCGTCGGAAGCCGCGGGGGCGCGGGCCCGGACGGGCAGAATCACAGAGGTGGAGCACCGCGGTAACGCTGCGGGCGCGGTCACCAGCAGTTCCACGTCGGATCGGCACCAGGCCGGTCCGCATGTCGACAGGACGCAAGTCGGATGA
- the infB gene encoding translation initiation factor IF-2, which yields MAAPSMGGVSLPRGNGQTVRLPRGASLTDLAEKINAQPAALVTALFHLGEMVTATQSVNDDTLQLLGAEIDWVIQVVSPEDEDRELLETFDLTFGDEEGDEEDWSSRPPVVTVMGHVDHGKTKLLDALRHANVVSKEAGGITQHIGAYQIVTELEHNERPITFIDTPGHESFTAMRARGAKVTDIVVLVVAADDGVMPQTVEALNHAQAAEVPIVVAVNKVDKEGANPAKIRQQLTEYGLVAEEYGGDTMFVDVSAITRQGLGDLTTAILLTADASLDLRANTEQDPQGVVIEGKLDKGRGPVATVLVQRGTLRQGDSIVAGDAYGRVRSLLDEHGNKLKEALPARPVQVVGLTSVPRAGDTFLVVEEDRVARQIADRRQARIRNAQNASMRKRISLEDLDAALKETRQLNLIIKGDNSGTVEALEEALMKIEVDDDISLRVIHRGVGGITKSDIDLALADDVIVLGFNVRAEGQATELANREGVDVRYYTVIYQAIDEIEAALKGMLKPVYEEVQLGTAEVREVFRVPKIGNVAGSLVRSGTIVRNSKARLMRDGAVVADNLSVESLRRFKDDATEVREGYECGIGLGSFNDIKVDDVIETFEMREIPRS from the coding sequence ATGGCGGCGCCCAGCATGGGCGGCGTCTCGCTGCCGCGCGGCAACGGGCAGACCGTCCGGCTGCCGCGGGGTGCGTCCCTGACCGACCTCGCCGAGAAGATCAACGCTCAGCCCGCAGCCCTGGTCACCGCCCTGTTCCACCTGGGCGAGATGGTCACCGCGACGCAGTCGGTCAACGACGACACGTTGCAGCTTCTCGGTGCCGAGATCGACTGGGTCATCCAGGTCGTCAGCCCCGAGGACGAGGACCGCGAGCTGCTCGAGACCTTCGACCTCACCTTCGGTGACGAGGAGGGTGACGAGGAGGACTGGTCGTCCCGCCCGCCGGTGGTGACCGTCATGGGTCACGTCGACCACGGGAAGACCAAGCTGCTCGACGCCCTGCGGCACGCCAACGTGGTGTCGAAGGAGGCCGGCGGCATCACCCAGCACATCGGCGCATACCAGATCGTCACCGAGCTGGAGCACAACGAGCGGCCGATCACCTTCATCGACACCCCGGGTCACGAGTCGTTCACCGCGATGCGTGCCCGTGGCGCGAAGGTCACCGACATCGTCGTCCTGGTCGTCGCGGCCGACGACGGCGTCATGCCACAGACGGTCGAGGCGCTCAACCACGCCCAGGCCGCCGAGGTGCCGATCGTGGTCGCGGTGAACAAGGTGGACAAGGAGGGGGCCAACCCCGCCAAGATCCGCCAGCAGCTCACCGAGTACGGCCTCGTCGCCGAGGAGTACGGCGGCGACACGATGTTCGTCGACGTCTCGGCGATCACCCGGCAGGGTCTGGGTGACCTGACGACGGCGATCCTGCTCACCGCGGATGCCTCGTTGGACCTGCGCGCGAACACCGAGCAGGACCCGCAGGGTGTGGTCATCGAGGGCAAGCTGGACAAGGGCCGCGGCCCTGTCGCCACGGTGCTGGTCCAGCGCGGCACGCTGCGCCAGGGCGACTCGATCGTGGCCGGCGACGCCTACGGACGCGTCCGGTCGCTGCTCGACGAGCACGGCAACAAGCTCAAAGAGGCCCTGCCCGCGCGTCCGGTCCAGGTCGTCGGCCTGACCTCCGTGCCGCGCGCCGGTGACACCTTCCTGGTCGTCGAGGAGGACCGGGTGGCACGGCAGATCGCCGACCGCCGCCAGGCCCGCATCCGCAACGCGCAGAACGCCTCCATGCGCAAGCGGATCAGCCTCGAGGACCTCGACGCCGCGCTCAAGGAGACCCGTCAGCTCAACCTGATCATCAAGGGCGACAACTCGGGCACCGTCGAGGCGCTCGAAGAGGCGCTGATGAAGATCGAGGTCGACGACGACATCTCGCTGCGGGTCATCCACCGCGGCGTCGGTGGGATCACCAAGAGCGACATCGACCTGGCGCTGGCCGACGACGTCATCGTCCTGGGCTTCAACGTCCGGGCCGAGGGCCAGGCCACCGAGCTCGCCAACCGCGAGGGGGTGGACGTCCGGTACTACACGGTCATCTACCAGGCCATCGACGAGATCGAGGCCGCGCTCAAGGGGATGCTCAAGCCCGTCTACGAGGAGGTCCAGCTCGGCACGGCGGAGGTCCGCGAGGTCTTCCGGGTGCCGAAGATCGGCAACGTCGCCGGTTCGCTGGTCCGCAGCGGCACGATCGTCCGCAACTCGAAGGCCCGGCTCATGCGCGACGGTGCCGTGGTCGCCGACAACCTGTCGGTGGAGTCGCTCCGCCGGTTCAAGGACGACGCGACCGAGGTCCGCGAGGGCTACGAGTGCGGTATCGGCCTGGGGTCGTTCAACGACATCAAGGTCGACGACGTGATCGAGACCTTCGAGATGCGCGAGATCCCGCGCAGCTGA
- the rbfA gene encoding 30S ribosome-binding factor RbfA, producing the protein MADPARARKLAVRIRQIVSAAIETQIKDPRLGMVTVTDARVTGDLREATVFYTVYGDETQIADSAAALTSATGVLRSTVGKQTGIKFVPTLTFVADIVPDTARELEEALERARHADAELARAREGAQYAGEADPYRKPAEDDDEDDDGEGTVGSDTADDSSDDPATTRSAS; encoded by the coding sequence ATGGCCGATCCGGCCCGCGCCCGCAAGCTGGCGGTGCGCATCCGTCAGATCGTCTCCGCCGCGATCGAGACGCAGATCAAGGACCCCCGCCTGGGCATGGTGACCGTCACCGACGCCCGGGTGACCGGTGACCTCCGCGAGGCCACGGTCTTCTACACCGTCTACGGCGACGAGACCCAGATCGCCGACTCCGCCGCGGCCCTCACCAGCGCCACCGGCGTGCTCCGCTCCACCGTCGGCAAGCAGACCGGCATCAAGTTCGTGCCGACGCTGACCTTCGTCGCCGACATCGTCCCCGACACCGCGCGGGAGCTGGAGGAGGCGCTCGAGCGGGCGCGACACGCCGACGCCGAGCTCGCCCGCGCGCGGGAGGGCGCCCAGTACGCGGGCGAGGCCGACCCGTACAGGAAGCCGGCCGAGGACGACGACGAGGACGACGACGGCGAGGGCACGGTCGGGTCGGACACTGCCGATGACAGTTCCGACGATCCCGCCACCACCAGGAGTGCGTCGTGA
- a CDS encoding DUF503 domain-containing protein has translation MFTGTLTADLLLGDVHSLKGKRAAVRPIVAELRRRFAVAAAEVGDQDLHRRVQVGVATVAGDAGQVTDVLDACERLLAERPEVTLLSTHRQLFSDTDDD, from the coding sequence GTGTTCACCGGAACGCTGACCGCTGACCTGCTGCTGGGCGACGTCCACTCGCTCAAGGGCAAGCGCGCCGCGGTGCGGCCGATCGTGGCCGAGCTGCGGCGCCGGTTCGCCGTGGCCGCCGCGGAGGTGGGGGACCAGGACCTGCACCGCCGCGTGCAGGTCGGCGTCGCCACCGTCGCGGGGGACGCCGGACAGGTGACCGACGTCCTCGACGCCTGCGAGCGGTTGCTCGCCGAGCGGCCGGAGGTGACGCTGCTGTCGACGCATCGTCAGCTCTTCAGCGACACCGACGACGACTGA